A single genomic interval of Sulfurimonas sp. C5 harbors:
- a CDS encoding 50S ribosomal protein L23 — MADITDIKSILYTEKTLGLQEDGVIVVQTSPRMTKSGLKEVFREYFGIIPSKINSLNQSGKVKRFRGVQGKQNDFKKFYVTLPEGAQIESLAV; from the coding sequence ATGGCAGATATTACAGATATTAAATCAATTCTTTATACAGAAAAGACTCTTGGTCTACAAGAAGATGGTGTTATCGTTGTTCAAACTTCACCACGTATGACTAAATCTGGTCTTAAAGAGGTGTTTAGAGAGTATTTCGGAATTATTCCTTCAAAAATCAACTCTTTAAATCAAAGCGGAAAAGTTAAAAGATTCCGTGGTGTACAAGGTAAACAAAATGACTTCAAAAAGTTCTATGTAACTTTACCTGAAGGTGCACAAATCGAAAGTTTGGCGGTGTAA
- the rplD gene encoding 50S ribosomal protein L4 produces MSAAIVLNEKMEKASEIALPESFAGINPHNLYLYVKSAQAAMRANSASVKTRSEVSGGGKKPFAQKGGGRARQGSIRAPHYTGGGIAFGPQNNRNYNQKVNKKQKKLALNFALNEHAQNGTLFVVDSIEVASGKTKDAAAMFKALNQRDTLFVKSILDEKTYLAFQNLNATFVIESNELNAYLAANYRSIVIEKAVWENLVSGAK; encoded by the coding sequence ATGAGCGCAGCAATCGTTTTAAATGAAAAAATGGAAAAAGCTTCTGAGATTGCTTTACCAGAATCATTCGCTGGTATCAATCCTCATAACTTATACCTTTATGTAAAGTCTGCACAAGCTGCTATGCGTGCAAACAGTGCATCGGTTAAAACAAGAAGCGAAGTAAGCGGTGGTGGTAAAAAACCATTTGCTCAAAAAGGTGGCGGTCGTGCTCGTCAAGGTTCGATCAGAGCTCCTCACTATACTGGTGGTGGTATTGCATTCGGTCCTCAAAACAACCGTAATTACAACCAAAAAGTGAACAAAAAGCAAAAGAAACTTGCTTTAAACTTTGCTCTTAACGAGCATGCACAAAACGGTACTCTTTTCGTAGTAGACAGCATTGAAGTAGCATCTGGTAAAACTAAAGATGCAGCAGCAATGTTCAAAGCTCTTAACCAAAGAGATACTTTATTTGTAAAATCTATTTTAGATGAGAAAACTTACTTAGCATTCCAAAACTTAAATGCTACATTCGTAATCGAATCTAATGAATTAAACGCATACTTAGCTGCAAACTATCGTTCAATCGTGATAGAAAAAGCTGTATGGGAAAATCTTGTAAGTGGGGCTAAATAA